In one window of Lacticaseibacillus casei DSM 20011 = JCM 1134 = ATCC 393 DNA:
- a CDS encoding CPBP family intramembrane glutamic endopeptidase, with translation MVSLFIISMVIVTPIVEELVFRGMVFSLFFNSNQAWIKIMLSALLFSSGHESNTIFGFLMYAFTGIVLGFVYWKSGKLQNSIALHAVINMVAVLAIFFL, from the coding sequence ATGGTTAGTCTGTTTATCATTAGCATGGTGATCGTAACGCCAATCGTCGAAGAGTTGGTTTTTCGAGGAATGGTGTTTAGCCTATTTTTCAATTCAAATCAAGCTTGGATTAAAATCATGCTAAGTGCCCTTTTGTTCTCATCCGGGCATGAAAGCAACACAATTTTTGGATTCTTGATGTACGCCTTCACAGGAATCGTACTTGGATTTGTCTATTGGAAAAGTGGTAAGTTGCAAAACTCGATTGCGCTGCATGCCGTCATAAATATGGTTGCAGTGCTAGCCATATTTTTCCTTTAA